ATAGTTGGTTGAATAATTAACtgcgtttaattttttataattaccgAAAGAGACTGCGATAGACCGATGACAGCCTGTTTCGTGGCACTGTAAACCGGAAGTTGAGCTGTATTCCGAATATCCATATGCTGGCTCACGTTCACCAAGATACCACCGTTACCACCCGTATCTCTGCTCATATATTTCATAGCTAGCATTGCGGTGCCGACCATGCCTCCCTGGAATCGACACATTACATTAGAATCtactctttatttttattattacggtTATTACTTGtcaatgatatttaattttcaatctttttatataatctcatGTGCAATTTggtaaaatcattttattacgGCACAAAAGCCACGAAGTTATttgaaattacataaaatatattcaaggtctcaagaaaaaattgtaagagtttttttaagagagaaaaggaattCGTGAAATCATCAtggatgaaaaaaattattaataaatcaattaactATTATCAATGATACTTACAATGTTCACAGCGATTTCCTTCTCCCATCTTCGCTCGTCTAAAACTCCAGCGTTGTTTATCACGATGTCAATGTTTCCTAATAGCGATGATGCCTCTTTGAAAGCCTCTATAAATTGGTGCAgacaaaataagatattttgtgAGCGATACTCTGGGAAGTTCAGCGATTATAATTCTCGAATAAACATCTGTGCGCGATGATTTGAAAATCTTGCTTCATACTTACCAGCCACTTGCTTGTGATTAGATACGTCGGTGTGTATGAAGTGCACCTTCTTCTCGCCGCAAGATTTCTCGATGCCGAGTGCGATTCGTTTACTGGTTTCAGCGTCGATgtccaatataattattttctgtaataaatacgcgtgaaataaatgtaacagtGCCGAGATGATAtcaatatttcgtaaaaatagCCCAATGTCATTCTATGGATTTAGAAGGAAAGCATTTTGTATCTATAATTTACAACAAAGGGACGTTTAATTTgcagaataatattaatctaattaaGTGATAAcaatgaaaaagaattttcttgattataaatgtttttttaacatatcgATTTCGATAAAagcacttttatttaattacgtatTTACAGACTAAAGTTCGAGCTTTACTTAAATATAGACTTCgtgtaaatgtatatgtatattatttgtagatctataagaaattatttatatagtgcTGATTTATGTGGATTTCCTGTAGATTTTttagattgaaaattaattattttatttggaatttaattgttaaacatACGTTTGCTCCGTGCTTCAAGAAATGGTTAAGAAAAGCGTTGCCCAATCCTGCCGCACCGCCAGTTATTAGAACATTTTTTCCCGAAACGATACAATTGATCGCTTCCATTTCCTTCGCCCTTTCCGACGCTGAAGAACGACGGCGAAGGATTCTGAAACTTGGATCTATAACATAGAGAAAATggtttaaaaaagaagaagaaaattcaTTTGGTTAAAAAGCTGATTTCAACATACACTatgctaatataatataaaatttactgcTTTGGCCTAACAATTTATTACTCAATAAATCTCACATAATCTTTTATCTcagaaaattcataaaaatatttctaaatttattaattacaattgtaatttttaaaactataattattaattataaaattattaatattatcaaaattataattcataagaacaaaataatcgaagaaacttatttttcacatttctcATAACAAAGCATTCTGCATCGGAGATTGCAGAATGGTTTCAGAATATTGATGGATACATGGTCTTCTCGACGAAAGGATCAAACCTACCTATTTTATTCTCCATGAATGAAATCGCTTATTTCGATATTCGAGAAACGGATACAATTTACGACGCACTCAAATCCTCGAGGGTGAAGTCGAAGAACCGAGAGTTCGTGCTAGTAATACGTATGTTTCAACTGAACTTCGAGACCGTTCGAACGGTGTTTATATACGATAAGCAGCGATGTAGGATTCCGCGATATTGCGACTCCAGTTCCCGTCGTGGCGGGGATGTCTCAGAGGGCGAAAGGTGGACTCCGGGCTGTAGATTACGCATAGACGGCAGATTCATAGATCGAACAGTTACGATAAAAAAGAGattctcgtattttttttcatcaaaacaTGAGATCGTCAACAGTGTGGGAAGTCTAAAAATCGACTAAATTTAGTGAATTTTGTTAAGTGCATACATCACAGACCGCTGAATTAAGGAATAGATATCATTAGATTCGTTAGACTGAtggtttaattatttttattttgtaaaagatatatgtataatattatatgtataattattgatacaagaaaaaaaatataatgagcTTACTGATGAATAGTTTATTAAGGGAGATTTATACCGGTTTGTACTACTGCGGAACTCCAAGTTTTTAATTTGGAACGAGATAGGTGTCAAAGTGATTGGATTCGGTAACATAAAAAGGAACAACAATGCAGTCATTAAATAAATGGTTTATTTAACAAGGTTATtacttttgataataatttttataattttccgaTTTATCGCGATCCTCCGCTTTTTCATTGTGCCTCTTATCTTCCCTCTCGCTAGACTAATCAGTCATCAGTCGCGTTCTCTTTTCTCAATGTTCCCGATAGCGCTTTCCCTAATTAACCCCTTCCGCAGAGGCTAATTAATCGCGTCGTGGCAATGCGCTTTCCGATACTGGATATATACTGGACACACAGACCGAGAGGCATTCCTTGAAGCAATCGCGCACTTTTCCTTTTACttcaagataataataatatatagtattgtGGATTGTAGACCAAGCAAGCGGACCGTTAAGTAATTGCATTTTCAACAATGTTACGCGATTGCTTTTTACGCCTCACTTACTACATGGcagcatattttattaatataaatagaaaattgaaaagttcaatgttttttatacattttacacaacattattttctaaaagatAGCAAGATAGTTAGGAAAGACCACCCATTACTCATTTACtcatttataaagaaatgtttacaaagtattattgtaatatttataaaagagcCACGCAAAATATACTGGGGAGCGATCAAACGTTTGAGTGGTGagcaaaatgaaaatttattaaagcgCGCAAACCAGCTGTGCATCTTTTTAGAGTTTTCCGTGAAATATTTGTTCTGCATATTTGATCTCACCCCGTCGGGCCATTTcgttaatagaaatttatggAGGACGCGGCTGGTGGGTCGTAGATTTCTCGCAGCGCCGTGCAAcgggaataaatattttcgccCTTTTTACGCTCCCGGCGTATCGTGCTGCAGCTTTCAGTCGGTGcgtcttttatattatttttcaaattaattcttaatgcatttttgtatttacttTGACTCCGTTCGTTTTAGTTCGCCCTTTTGTGTCGCAATTTTTTCGCtcttttttcgagaaaaaaacagtaaaatgtgataaaaaagaaatagacaCTTAACACAAATGATTGCATTCGAATATGCTTGTATTGTCATTgcaaattaacatataaacgGAAATGCTTATTCagctaaaaatttaacacttACACTAGCGCACGGCATTTGACGTAAGTGGCACTGTGTATAatagtacatatatgtactatttataaaataaattaatgatttataGCAGGTCAAGCAAAATCTCAAGGCGAGAAACTATCATACGGTTCCGGGTAACGCGACGATCATTGGGTGATATAACTTTTGTTCGAATCGCTCGCGTAATTGTCGCTGCAACGGACGTAACGAGCAACCCGATAAATTGTTATCGATGGCCTATCATCGGCAGTCCACCCTAATCAAATGACCTTTCCGTGGCTTCGCTGTTACGTGTGAGAGGTTTCATTCTTTTCTTCGGGAATACATGTagcaaaaatttacaaaaatcaatGAAGCAGGGTCGAATTATCGTAGTCGATAAGAGAATActaattttgtatttgtatacacatctttacatttctttgtattaaatttatttaatttttatattatccttcatattaaatttatattacaattatttataatataatacatagaaTATCCAGTTGTTTTTATTGAAGTTTCCTTGGCCgatctattaaatataaatgcactGTCGATCTGAAAATAGAGAAACCAGACAACGCGAGGGAAGAAGAGGCTGCATCTTCGCTATTTGCAAATTACGCGAAGTCGCGAGGCGCTTATCGCCAATCGCTCGTGGCGTCGGCGAACTTTAGAAATAACGCACTTGGTGCAGTCGTGTGGCACACAACGGCGATAAGAGCTTGACGTGCGCACAGCTCGTGCTTGCTGCATCTTATCAATAGAAAAAGCGCACTTAACGTCCGGTCGGCGTCGCGCCGACGATAAATCAGCCGAGGGACCGCGCGTTGTCGGCCCCAAGCCGATACCGTAACCGGTACGAATTGGTTCCGAACGAACTTTACTCCGAATCGACGAAAGGGAAAGTAATTTCTCGTGCGGTTTTTACTTAGTTATCGTGCTACGCTGCAAAGATTCACGCCTGTGTATGTCTgctacggcgcggcggcggtccGGAGATGCAGCGGTTCATAAATATACGCGTGTCTGCAAGAGATTACAGTCTTCCACGTACCAAACAGTTAATAATTGTTCGACTGACTGATAATGTGCGATATTATTTACTACATTGACATCATTGTTAAATGTGATTTCCTTATTCTTTATGCAGTACGACGAATTTACGTTTGCGCGGTttgaagatataatataaataaattattttttaaatatcatttttaataacatctaTGCATTACAAAtgtatagttaaaaaaattatttataagtttgTAGGATTTATAGCTTTTTAAAATACGCTTAagtacttataaaaatataattaaacttatattataagaataaattattagaaattattatttatatcacgtGGCTTGAACACGTGAGACTGTACGATACtagcttatttaaaaatttaatttttatgacatattatataataataattttaattttacgattttatgATCGAGAtacaaaaacataaattatgattttgaagagaaatttaatttcgcgagtttttttttacatatcacTTGAGAtgcaagattatttttaattttttatacttatccaaaaactaaaaaaactaaaatatttagttgtacatataatattataatattgagcCATCTAACTAGCttcagtttaaatttaatatctcgctcgacttaactacaaaattaacataaactatttgttgtaaaaatgttattgtgCTTTATATCacgtttcattttaaataaaggacataaatgtacatttaattaaaaaatgccattACGTacaaaacagaaatatattgaaaGTTTATTACAGATTTCATATCACGTTACAATTTCTATTGATCAGCACTAAATTTTACCtaacgaaatattttgtaaaaaagataggttgatttgataatattatttgttgcaCGGTGAACATATGGACATTATATggacataatatttaatctgtCTATCGATTTCATATTCGCGGCTAGGCCTCCGCGTCAACTTCGGTTTTCTGCGGCAAAGTATCGGGAAGCTGCACCTCGTAAACCGGTTTTCCATCCTCGCTGATCCACACGCTGCCGTTCTGCGCGCATCGAATTACGTATATCAATCCATGAGCTACGCTTTCCACCCTGGCAacaaaatttcacttttatgttttatgcAAGTTTTGAGAATACACCAATTATGGATTAGCAGCAGTCTCACCTCTGAGGTCGGTAATTCTGCAAAATATCAACGTTTGAAATACCCTCCGGTAAATCCTCCAAGACTGATATATCGTCCAAACCGGGACAcagaacaattatttttacattagtCCTCTGGTAATGATAAGGTtgctgcaaataaaaaatatctgacaATCTTTCTCACAGGCGTctcttttatgtaaaatttatatgtataaagattagagatgaaattattattgaaattttagcTTAAAGGAGAAGcttaaaacagaaatttattgtcagaaaaaatttgtcaaaaaagaaaaaaaataattattatttaatcacatttttaaaactttatggTCTTCGAAACCTTTCTAAAActgggtaatatttttttgtgttattCGTTATAATTGTCATagattctattatatattataattttttatgtaaatacttACCGCAAAGGAACGGCTGAAGCTAACGACGGCGTGCTTCGTAGCAGAATACACCGGGAGTTGAGACACAGCTCGTAATCCGGCGATAgatgaaatatttacgatGACACCACCCTTGCCTCCGGAGTCCTTTCGCATTTGTTGAATCCCCAGAAGAGTCCCACGAATTACAGCTGTCTACAATAGTGAAATCAATATTCAGGCatcttattttatctaaaattatcttATCGTATGcgatttcatttttaattcattttataatcacatatataGAATGCcctattattagaaaatatttaatttggatTTTGGTGATTTTTGTGAccaacattttttcaaaaagcaATATAATAACACAAAGTTAAAACAAGAAGTTGATAAAAACTTACCACATTAACATCGATGGCTTCGGAAAAATCAGTTTCATTTATTACGCctgcattatttattaaaatatccaGCCCGCCGAGAATATTGATCGCCTCTTTGAACGTGGctgtaacaattaatattttcggCTTTGAACAATTGTCCAccaaatgcaaaaattataactgTAAACTTAAGTGTAAACTGgcttttacaatttaatttgtgCAAGCAACGTTCAAGTTTGCTTATTAATGTGCgcgttaataaaatacaaattaacataaaatatagatttttaatatatttaccgtcaaattcggaattattcgTCACGTCGCAGTGGAGAAATACAGCTCGTTTGCGGCCAAACTCGTTATTTAAACTCTCTACAGCTTGTTCTCCAAGAGACTGCCGTATATCGATCATAACTATCATctagaagaaatatttattcatatcatttgtataaaaatttacaattcacgaatatttcagaattattatttcacatGATCAGCGatgagaaaattttccttcGATTTACAAATGGCTACTTTATCTCTTTcatacgtaataatattatgtatattttcaacTGATAAACATCTATTTTTAActgaatacatattatttacatataaatatattaaatatgataacAGTGAAGTTTTtgatatttgcaatttaaaactttaaaactaTATACATCGGCTACTAATGATAAAAATCATTCATTAATTAACGCAAAATATTCTGATATAATTTGATACGCAGTTATTcgtaattctaataaataatctctgatataatatttttattacatacataagattagcgtttttttttatataagattatctgatataaatttatttatgttagattatatattaaccCTCGGAGAACACACAGGGTCAATTTGACCCTTACCTCGAGTTTTATCGTTGTTTAgccagaaatattaaaaatttagccagaaaaattaaaaataaaaaaatgaaaattttttcgtaaattacgttttttttttcaaaaaaaaaaaatttttttttttctgaatttttttaaatatgtaaataattccaacggcactttttatttatatcaattgatttaacaatgttccaagtacatctgaaaattttttcaagctcgtcaatttaaaatggtggaCGATCAAACTGTGTGTAGGGTCAGATTGACCCAGAGTGTTCTccgtgaatgaaaaaataggtGTGTTCTCCGAgggttaaaatataatgtgttACATTATACCAATACacaagcaaaatataatacaacatattaatataataaacatttgagAGATTCGAGCGAATATTTACCGAATAAACTACTCTTGTTTtttcatctaacaataagcggtgataaaaaattgtttccaaGCCATAATAAAAGACTAGCAACCACTCTATTAatctttacaaaataaatagctattaaagaaagaaataagatgAAGGTACATGTGGAAACGTCATGATGagtttaatgaatatttttgagagaagaatgtataaaatgttcttattattattatatcataattacTACTAATACAATCTTATTACAATTAAGTTACATACCAAAGCGCCATTTCGTAGCAACTCCCTGCTAAATGCCAGGCCCACACCACTTGCTGCTCCAGTAACTATAACTCGTTTATCCTTGATCTGCATCTTTTCACCAATTTTTTCAGCAGTCAATCTCTTCCAAGTATATTTCTTCACTTATAAAAGTACTCTTTGGTTTAATAAGATATGCGAATTTCCGTTcgcgaattttatatttctacagTAAAAGCGTTAAATGCGCGAGTCTAAGAGCCGAGAATGCCGAGATGCCTCTTTATCGATATGACGTGGATCTGCGGCTGGTCTGACAACCTCCTTGAACCGATATGGAAGAATCCACTGTTTTCGTTTGGCGATCTTCGACCTCTCGATCTGTGTGACGTGCAACTCGTCGGGGCCTCTCCTCGTGCGAGATTCGTTATCCGTGGTGACAACATTGTGAATGTCTTCATTCTCTAATAGCGTAAATTTAGAGCTCAGTGGCATTCAAGAAAATTTGTAATGTCCCTCAAGAGATCAGTGAATGAAATCGTAAGTTTaactttgtatatatttttataaaaaataagggcaatttgaaaataaaacttaataagCCGTTGTAAACGAGATACTGTGCGATATATTGTGCTCAATGTATCAACTTTTAACCATATTGTGTGATATGTTTTGAGCAAACAATcataacaattaagggaatGAATGATATAAATGGCATATCGGTTCCAAGGACATGATTGCATAAAGAACAAAATTCCACAGTGAAATTACAGTGATGTGATTAATCAACGACCGTGATTAACCAACAACTGTAATCTAGAAAGGCCATCTAGTGCAGTGCATTGAGTTTATTAACAAGAAAATCTTGCTCaaaaattctgatttaaatgtaattctgCATTCgcagcaataaataaataaatctgtaaaggaccccgcaacggtcatggggggttttggctcctagtcaaatttgacaataatgtaggataatgTAGTTCATAACATGCTGATAAAAAGTGTCCATAAGCACCAAGtccaaaaatggacagtttttgagatataaggcattaaagagtggaaaaatgagggtttcaggtttcagctaatggcagtttgcaacagactgaatgccatgctttcactaaaacatttacttgattgctggatgaattatacttatgcacagtATGCGTGTTCACATGGTCAAGTCAATAATCAAACCATACGTAATATAATGTCATTGCATCGAATGACATGTATGCAACATATATAGCAAGCaagaatcatttacttatttaatgttaatttttgcaatgtatgaaaagtacaatataatactaCTAAACCGACTTGTGAATTACAGTTAttattgtacttttcatacattgcaaaaattaacattaaataagtaaatgattcttGCTTGCTATATATGTTGCATACATGTCATTCGATGCAATGACATATTACGTATGGTTTGATCATTGACTTGACTATGTGAACACGCATACtgtgcataaatataattcatccagcaatcaagtaaatgttttagtgaaagcatggcattcagtctgttgcaaactgccattagctgaaacctgaaaccctcatttttccactctttaatgCCTTATATCTCAGAAACTGGCCATTTTTGGGCTTGGTGCCTATGGACACTTTTTATCAGCATGTTATGAACTAcattatcctacattattgtcaaatttgaCTGGGAGCCAAAACCCCCCATGACCGTTGCAGGGTCCTTTTTAATtaggtttaaaaaataacggtGAATCACTCTTTATaagtccctctctctcccaccctctctctctctccctccctccctccctccctctctctccctctccctctctctctctctctctctctctctctctctctctctctctctctccctccctccctccctccctctccccctccccccctctctctctctctcgccatGTATTATTCAAATCTTCTCGGTGTAGCGGTATATAATTGCGTACATTTACGATACTAATTATGACCTAAAATATCTACAGTATTtgaactttaattattaaaacgtttcgtattatttaaattcaggCGGAATTGATAGTATACAACAGTTACAGACCCCGGCACCTCTTCGGGCTCTTCGGCTTCTCCATATTTTGTGGGCTGTTTGGGCGCCGGTGAGGCAATTGTTCCTCGACCCCTCCTGGCAATTTAGCCGAAACCGAAGGGAATCCTTGCCGTGAGGCAGGCAATTATTGCAGGTAAACCTGTCAAGGAGAAAGTAACTTCTAAGTACACAAGTAAGCGAGAAAACATAATTGAAATCTTTTCGTAGTTTgttggtaaaataaaaaagaattatttaccTTGATGCCTCCAGTACACATATTAAGAAACACATGCCAAGATTGTTTTGCACAAGGAAAAGATTATTTGTACAAACTCAAATATATCCTCTAGGTGTTTCGTATAATGCAGCAAAATTTAGAAAGATTTCTGGTGAAATTAGAAAAGTGATGAGAAGCAATACGTTACGAGTCACGTTAATACTAAGAAATCCTGCATAGATATATACtgaatcgatttttttttgtcaccAATTATTGCTAAACAAGTCAAAATAATAGAAGCTCCAAGTTCTGAAGACATAGTAGGGGAGCGCAGATATTTATGTTTGTCACGTGTACTTGTCACATATCAGAGGTCCTagcttttttattatgttctcTTATATGTTCTATCTGCTACAGACTCTTGTTGCCGTTCATCTTCTTCCTGCTCAATTCTAGAAAATTGTGGAAGATTTCtgtgtgaaaaaatatatttaaaaaatatataatatattaattatataaggtTGTAATATTAACTTACACTCCTACCACAGTCAGTACATGTTACAAATGGTTCTTTTATGAAACCATTCTTCATTTCCTGgaactgtttcttttttatggtACTACTGCTGTAGTAGTACCTCAGTTTCCGCATTATTccgtctatttttttttcaaatgatTTCTTTTGCCAGTGCCGGATTAACAGTAAGACTGAGTAGGCTAGAGCCTTAGGccctaaattttttttcggcCTTTTGATTCCcggaagaaatgaaagaaaaaattataaacgactTATCCCAGTAAAATAGGTCCAAAATGTCTACAAATTTTTCTCGGCATCCACTTATCGCTGGTcaattcttattgttagtaaggAAATGTTCAAGGAAATTTCAATGCCTAAGAGGCAGTCAGATACTCGATGGAGCGCTAACGCTGAAGCTGTTAAAGCTGTTTTGATAGGATACAATCATGTCCTTGCAAGTTTAACTAAACTGGAGTCTGAATCTACTAAAAAACCAGAAACCAAAACAGCTGCAAAAAACCTGGCtataatttcgtaaaattacTGGAAACCAGAATATTGTTGCACGTTTGGAATGAAATTCTTCAACCTTTTGATAGAGTAAACAAACAACTGCAATATGAAGAAAGATTGTGATATATagtagaattatttatttccacaTTTACGTTACATCATtcctacataattttaattgtagtgatttttagattttgattatgtttttgtatttttctgtatgtgttgataaaattttacatcaattaatatttaatgttaactTCTTATGATTTTACTTGGTATTTGTATACATACTTTTTGTATGtagaaaagatattttgaattaatttaaagttattctaACTCTTTGTTAGGAATTGCGTGGTGTTTCAATAGATACGTAATTTTTTGatggtataattatataaaattgtgttacataatgttacataatttattttttaattattttatttatatattgattatttagttaaaattgattaaacaCGTATAActttaatcaataatataattcttgaaGGATACTAAATATCGATGTTATCAACTCAATCGAACTTTATGAC
The nucleotide sequence above comes from Temnothorax longispinosus isolate EJ_2023e chromosome 4, Tlon_JGU_v1, whole genome shotgun sequence. Encoded proteins:
- the LOC139812428 gene encoding 15-hydroxyprostaglandin dehydrogenase [NAD(+)], with product MENKIDPSFRILRRRSSASERAKEMEAINCIVSGKNVLITGGAAGLGNAFLNHFLKHGANKIIILDIDAETSKRIALGIEKSCGEKKVHFIHTDVSNHKQVAEAFKEASSLLGNIDIVINNAGVLDERRWEKEIAVNIGGMVGTAMLAMKYMSRDTGGNGGILVNVSQHMDIRNTAQLPVYSATKQAVIGLSQSLSDPYHYEKTGVTVITLCPGLTETALTIDSPNRLLSRVMKADFVKNLEQFSIQTPYVVAQGLMTILRIGECGSIWVIESGRAPYEVYVPNPRTLRRHYKNNFPHVETKVTRGRAIREVCDSTRTDLMSCA
- the LOC139812430 gene encoding 15-hydroxyprostaglandin dehydrogenase [NAD(+)]-like, with product MQIKDKRVIVTGAASGVGLAFSRELLRNGALMIVMIDIRQSLGEQAVESLNNEFGRKRAVFLHCDVTNNSEFDATFKEAINILGGLDILINNAGVINETDFSEAIDVNVTAVIRGTLLGIQQMRKDSGGKGGVIVNISSIAGLRAVSQLPVYSATKHAVVSFSRSFAQPYHYQRTNVKIIVLCPGLDDISVLEDLPEGISNVDILQNYRPQRVESVAHGLIYVIRCAQNGSVWISEDGKPVYEVQLPDTLPQKTEVDAEA